From Deltaproteobacteria bacterium, one genomic window encodes:
- a CDS encoding crotonase/enoyl-CoA hydratase family protein, producing the protein MTYQEIQYDVAESVLTITLNRPDKLNAFTATMAREMLDAFDQADRDDAVRAIIVTGAGRGFCAGADLSSGGATFDNTHETIDNHRDTGGLVSLRIYESKKPVIAAINGPAVGVGITMTLPMDIRIASSAARIGFVFARRGIVPEACSSYFLPRVVGISQAAEWVYTGRVFEADEALRSRLVSRVVEPEALLPTARALAREIADNTSAMSVTLSRALLWRMLGADHPMEAHKIDSKCIYFMGRSPDAIEGVTSFLQKRPAQFAMKPSSDMPPFYPWWGQRKFK; encoded by the coding sequence ATGACCTATCAGGAGATCCAGTACGATGTCGCGGAGAGCGTACTCACCATCACGCTCAACCGCCCCGACAAACTCAACGCGTTCACCGCCACCATGGCGAGAGAGATGCTCGACGCATTCGATCAAGCGGACCGCGACGATGCGGTGCGCGCCATCATCGTCACCGGCGCCGGGCGCGGCTTCTGCGCTGGCGCCGACCTCAGCAGCGGCGGTGCGACGTTCGACAACACGCATGAGACGATCGACAACCACCGCGACACCGGTGGACTGGTGAGCTTGCGCATCTACGAATCGAAGAAGCCGGTGATCGCCGCCATCAACGGCCCGGCGGTCGGCGTCGGCATCACGATGACATTGCCGATGGACATTCGCATCGCGTCGAGCGCCGCCCGTATCGGCTTCGTGTTCGCGCGCCGTGGGATCGTGCCGGAAGCGTGCAGCAGCTATTTCCTCCCGCGCGTTGTCGGCATCAGTCAGGCCGCCGAATGGGTGTACACCGGCCGTGTGTTCGAAGCGGACGAGGCACTCCGCTCCCGTCTGGTGAGTCGTGTGGTCGAGCCGGAGGCGCTGTTGCCGACCGCCCGGGCGCTGGCGCGCGAGATCGCCGACAACACCTCCGCGATGTCGGTGACGCTGTCTCGCGCGCTGCTCTGGCGCATGCTCGGCGCCGATCATCCGATGGAGGCGCACAAAATTGATTCCAAGTGCATCTACTTCATGGGCCGGTCGCCCGATGCCATCGAAGGGGTCACTTCATTCTTGCAGAAACGTCCGGCTCAGTTCGCGATGAAGCCCAGCAGCGATATGCCACCGTTCTATCCGTGGTGGGGGCAGCGGAAGTTCAAGTGA
- the ileS gene encoding isoleucine--tRNA ligase has protein sequence MDYKHTLNLPKTDFPMRANLPQREPEMLARWEAMRIYHRMQEANAGKPKFILHDGPPYANNNIHLGQALNKILKDFIVKLKSMSGYLSPYIPGWDCHGLPIELQVEKKLDKGKASMEPAEIIRRCREHALTFVDVQREEFKRLGVFGDWEHPYLTLDPEYEATEVRELGRFMASGVLYRRKKPVYWCPSCVTALAEAEVEYADHKSPSIYVAFKVVEPLPAKLVSLRGRDLSVIIWTTTPWTLPANLAIAFHPELEYVAVEIGEKVYLVARGLLDATARALSWSDPRELLSLHGADLVGGRARHPWIDRDSVFLLGEHVTLEQGTGCVHTAPGHGHEDYEIGLANGLDIYCPVDAHGKFTNEVPEFVGQFVFKADAGVLSKLRELGALMAEEKFTHSYPHCWRCKQPVIFRATEQWFIPMEQNGLRARALAEIERVQWIPPWGRDRIRGMMEGRPDWCISRQRVWGVPIVAVYCDACGTVIADTRVAEHAASKIAQHGASVWFSGTNDELLPLGFRCPSCGASDQLRREKDILDVWFDSGVSHAAVVAARPELGGRADLYLEGSDQHRGWFHTSLLTSIGTGRPAPYGAVLTHGFYVDAEGKKMSKSLGNVVAPEALTNKYGAEILRLWVSAADYRDDMRISQEILDRLLESYRRIRNTARFLLGNLYDFAPDTDRVPVAEMPELDRWALHRTHALIARCRAAYDNYEFHQVYHSLNNFCVVDLSALYLDIVKDRLYCSAPASRERRAAQTVQWVILDAMARLMAPILSFTAEEIWTHVPAQRDKTESVFLAGFPALDAVATDDALAARWDRLLDVRAAVTKALEDARKSGQIGHSLDARVQLAASDGLQPALTEVSRDLPALFIVSQVELVPELAGEPSPLLRDLKVRIESARGGKCERCWNFSEAVGSSAKHPGLCERCQRVVATLA, from the coding sequence ATGGACTACAAACACACCCTCAATCTGCCCAAGACCGACTTCCCGATGCGGGCCAATCTGCCGCAGCGCGAGCCCGAGATGCTGGCGCGTTGGGAAGCGATGCGCATCTATCACCGCATGCAGGAGGCCAACGCCGGCAAGCCGAAGTTCATCCTGCACGACGGGCCGCCCTACGCGAACAACAACATCCATCTCGGCCAAGCGCTAAACAAAATTCTCAAGGACTTCATCGTCAAGCTGAAGTCGATGTCGGGTTACCTGTCGCCCTACATCCCGGGCTGGGACTGCCACGGGCTGCCGATCGAGTTGCAGGTGGAGAAGAAGCTCGACAAAGGCAAGGCGTCGATGGAGCCCGCGGAGATCATCCGCCGCTGTCGCGAGCATGCGCTGACTTTCGTTGACGTGCAGCGCGAGGAGTTCAAGCGCCTCGGTGTGTTCGGCGACTGGGAGCATCCGTACCTCACCCTCGACCCGGAGTACGAAGCCACCGAGGTGCGCGAGCTGGGCCGCTTCATGGCGTCGGGGGTCCTCTATCGCCGCAAGAAGCCGGTGTACTGGTGCCCGTCGTGCGTGACCGCGCTCGCTGAAGCGGAGGTCGAGTACGCGGATCACAAGTCGCCGTCGATCTACGTCGCCTTCAAAGTGGTTGAGCCGTTACCGGCGAAACTGGTATCGCTGCGCGGTCGTGATCTGTCGGTGATCATCTGGACGACCACTCCATGGACACTACCGGCCAATTTGGCGATCGCCTTTCATCCCGAACTTGAATACGTCGCGGTTGAGATCGGCGAGAAGGTGTACCTGGTCGCGCGGGGGTTGCTCGATGCGACCGCGCGCGCGTTGAGCTGGAGCGATCCGCGTGAGTTGCTGTCGCTGCACGGCGCCGATCTCGTTGGCGGGCGCGCCCGCCATCCGTGGATCGATCGCGACTCGGTGTTCTTGCTGGGCGAGCACGTCACGCTGGAGCAGGGCACGGGCTGCGTTCACACCGCGCCGGGTCATGGACACGAAGACTACGAGATCGGACTGGCAAACGGACTCGACATCTACTGTCCGGTCGACGCACACGGCAAGTTCACCAACGAGGTGCCGGAGTTTGTCGGCCAGTTTGTGTTCAAGGCAGACGCTGGCGTGCTTTCGAAGTTGCGCGAGCTCGGCGCATTGATGGCTGAGGAGAAGTTCACGCATTCGTACCCGCATTGCTGGCGCTGCAAGCAGCCGGTGATCTTCCGCGCCACGGAACAGTGGTTCATTCCGATGGAGCAGAACGGTCTGCGCGCGCGGGCGTTGGCGGAGATCGAGCGCGTGCAATGGATTCCGCCGTGGGGGCGCGACCGCATCCGCGGCATGATGGAAGGCCGTCCCGACTGGTGCATCTCGCGCCAGCGTGTTTGGGGCGTGCCGATCGTGGCCGTGTATTGCGATGCCTGTGGCACGGTGATCGCCGATACGCGGGTGGCCGAACATGCCGCGAGCAAGATTGCCCAGCACGGTGCATCGGTTTGGTTCAGCGGCACCAACGACGAGTTGCTGCCACTGGGGTTTCGCTGTCCGTCGTGCGGGGCAAGCGACCAACTGCGCCGAGAGAAAGACATCCTCGACGTGTGGTTCGATTCGGGCGTCAGCCACGCCGCGGTTGTAGCGGCGCGGCCCGAGCTGGGCGGCCGCGCCGATCTCTACTTGGAAGGCAGCGATCAGCATCGCGGCTGGTTTCACACCTCGCTGTTGACGTCGATCGGCACCGGCCGCCCGGCGCCGTACGGCGCGGTCCTCACGCACGGCTTCTACGTCGACGCCGAAGGCAAGAAGATGTCGAAGTCGCTCGGCAATGTCGTGGCGCCGGAGGCGTTGACCAACAAGTACGGCGCCGAAATTCTGCGGCTCTGGGTGTCGGCCGCCGACTACCGAGACGACATGCGCATCTCGCAGGAGATCCTCGATCGCCTGCTCGAATCGTATCGCCGCATTCGCAACACCGCGCGGTTTCTGCTCGGCAATCTCTACGACTTCGCACCCGATACCGATCGCGTGCCGGTCGCCGAAATGCCGGAGCTCGACCGCTGGGCGTTGCATCGCACGCACGCGTTGATTGCGCGCTGCCGTGCCGCCTACGACAACTACGAGTTCCATCAGGTCTACCACAGCCTGAACAACTTTTGTGTCGTCGATTTGAGCGCGCTCTATCTTGATATCGTGAAAGACCGCCTGTATTGCTCGGCGCCAGCGAGTCGCGAGCGGCGCGCGGCCCAGACGGTGCAGTGGGTCATCCTCGACGCGATGGCGCGACTGATGGCGCCGATTCTGTCGTTCACAGCGGAAGAGATTTGGACGCACGTGCCGGCGCAACGCGACAAGACCGAGAGCGTGTTCTTGGCGGGGTTCCCGGCGCTCGATGCGGTTGCGACCGACGACGCGCTGGCAGCGCGTTGGGATCGGTTGCTGGACGTGCGCGCCGCCGTCACCAAGGCGCTCGAAGACGCGCGCAAGAGCGGCCAGATCGGTCACTCGCTCGATGCGCGCGTGCAGCTCGCCGCGAGCGACGGCTTGCAGCCGGCGCTTACCGAGGTGAGTCGTGATCTGCCCGCGCTGTTCATCGTGTCGCAAGTGGAGTTGGTGCCTGAGCTTGCCGGTGAGCCCAGCCCTCTGCTGCGTGATCTCAAAGTGCGGATCGAGTCGGCTCGTGGCGGCAAGTGCGAACGCTGCTGGAACTTCAGCGAAGCGGTTGGCAGCAGCGCCAAGCATCCCGGCCTGTGTGAGCGCTGCCAGCGGGTCGTGGCCACTCTCGCATGA
- the lspA gene encoding signal peptidase II — MKFVLVLALALAVVGLDQASKSLIQQRMEMYQSIPVIDGFFHITYVRNTGGAFGFLHEANAALRLPFFIGVSILAVGALLYFVRQVEARQYLLLAALGAILGGALGNLTDRMRMGTVVDFLDVHYRGWYWPTFNVADSFISTGVVVLLLHSLLVGDQVKGDG, encoded by the coding sequence ATGAAGTTCGTCCTGGTGCTGGCACTGGCGCTGGCGGTCGTCGGACTCGATCAGGCGAGCAAATCGCTCATCCAACAGCGGATGGAGATGTACCAGTCGATCCCGGTGATCGACGGCTTCTTCCACATCACGTACGTGCGCAACACCGGCGGCGCGTTCGGATTTCTGCACGAGGCGAACGCGGCGCTCCGGTTGCCGTTCTTCATCGGCGTATCGATCCTGGCAGTGGGCGCGCTGCTGTACTTCGTGCGCCAAGTGGAGGCCCGGCAATACCTCTTGCTGGCCGCGCTGGGCGCGATTCTCGGCGGCGCACTCGGCAACCTCACCGATCGCATGCGGATGGGCACCGTCGTGGATTTCCTCGACGTACACTACCGCGGCTGGTATTGGCCGACATTCAACGTCGCCGACTCGTTCATCTCTACTGGTGTGGTCGTGCTGCTGCTGCACTCGCTGTTGGTCGGCGACCAGGTGAAGGGTGACGGGTGA
- a CDS encoding ribbon-helix-helix protein, CopG family, protein MRPSLMLGDLLEREPVAERLLSVRLPVELLDRLDRLARALHTRKGEIVVAMLNEGLSRFGKKAGRKRSK, encoded by the coding sequence ATGCGTCCCAGTCTAATGCTCGGTGATTTGTTAGAGCGCGAACCTGTTGCTGAGCGCTTGCTCAGCGTCCGGCTTCCGGTTGAGCTGCTCGATCGCCTTGATCGGCTTGCGAGAGCCCTTCATACCCGCAAAGGCGAGATCGTGGTCGCCATGTTGAATGAAGGGTTGAGCCGGTTCGGCAAGAAGGCTGGTCGCAAGCGCTCCAAGTAG
- the thiS gene encoding sulfur carrier protein ThiS: MRVTVNGEPHDLPATMTVADLVADLALSQRRIAVEVNCDIVPRERYATHPLRDGDAVEIVHFIGGG, encoded by the coding sequence GTGCGTGTGACAGTGAACGGAGAACCGCACGACCTTCCCGCAACGATGACAGTGGCCGATTTAGTGGCGGATCTCGCACTCAGCCAGCGCCGCATCGCCGTCGAAGTGAATTGCGATATCGTGCCGCGAGAGCGTTACGCCACACACCCCTTACGCGACGGCGACGCGGTCGAGATCGTCCACTTCATTGGTGGCGGGTGA
- a CDS encoding TIGR03560 family F420-dependent LLM class oxidoreductase translates to MSTLFGVHTGPQNCTLDDLRQVWHLADRSGFHWVSIWDHFYPAMLVPGDAQGTCFEAVSIMTALAAETKHVRVGSLVYCISYRHPAVLANAMVTIDHVSGGRMELGLGAGWSQLEYDAYGIPFLPIKDRLDQLEEGLQVVRGLFTQEVTNFNGKHFTLTNARCEPKPVQRSPRLWVGGMGEKRLLRMVAKYADGWNVPFIGPELFAQKNQVLTRWCEKEQRDPSAILRTINLGLAIGRNEAEAQTKRDGLKAQFGGALSFMEPGMLIGTPQQVIDRIGQYVRNGAEWIILALRAPFDVEGLHVFIDEVMPVFRA, encoded by the coding sequence GTGAGCACTCTCTTCGGCGTCCACACCGGTCCGCAGAATTGTACGCTCGACGACCTGCGACAGGTCTGGCATCTCGCCGACCGTTCCGGATTTCACTGGGTGTCGATCTGGGATCATTTCTATCCGGCGATGCTGGTGCCCGGCGATGCCCAGGGCACATGCTTCGAAGCCGTGTCGATCATGACCGCGCTCGCCGCGGAGACCAAGCACGTCCGCGTCGGTTCGCTGGTGTACTGCATCAGCTACCGGCATCCGGCCGTGCTGGCGAATGCGATGGTCACCATCGATCACGTCAGCGGCGGCCGCATGGAGTTGGGTCTCGGCGCGGGGTGGAGTCAGCTCGAGTACGATGCCTACGGAATTCCGTTTCTCCCGATCAAGGACCGCCTCGATCAATTGGAAGAGGGCCTGCAGGTCGTCCGCGGCCTGTTCACGCAAGAGGTCACGAACTTCAACGGCAAGCACTTCACGCTGACCAACGCGCGCTGCGAACCCAAACCGGTGCAAAGGAGCCCGCGCCTGTGGGTCGGTGGGATGGGCGAAAAGCGGCTGCTGCGCATGGTGGCGAAGTACGCCGACGGCTGGAACGTGCCGTTCATCGGCCCCGAGCTATTCGCGCAGAAGAATCAGGTGCTGACGCGCTGGTGCGAGAAGGAGCAGCGCGATCCCTCTGCGATCCTGCGCACGATCAACCTCGGTCTGGCGATCGGCCGCAACGAAGCCGAAGCGCAAACGAAGCGCGATGGGTTGAAGGCACAGTTCGGCGGCGCGCTCAGCTTCATGGAGCCCGGCATGCTGATCGGCACACCGCAACAGGTGATCGATCGCATCGGTCAGTACGTCCGCAACGGCGCCGAGTGGATCATCCTGGCGTTGCGTGCGCCGTTCGACGTGGAAGGGTTACACGTGTTCATTGATGAAGTGATGCCGGTGTTTCGAGCGTGA
- the thiE gene encoding thiamine phosphate synthase — protein MTPPIQLYLITDRTQTGGRALIDVVATAVRGGVDAVQLRERDLSARALAELARALLPVCRQHGARLLISDRIDVALAISADGVHLPTASFSVADARRLLGDRLIGVSTHSVRDVQAAVGADFVVLGPIYATPSKAEFGAPLGLAVLAEATRCATMPVLALGGITPDRVAPVVAHGAAGIAVVRAVCGASDPAAAASSLRAALTRHLHSPEERS, from the coding sequence CTGACGCCGCCGATTCAGCTCTATCTCATCACGGACCGCACGCAGACCGGCGGGCGCGCGCTGATCGACGTGGTGGCGACCGCGGTGCGCGGAGGCGTCGATGCCGTGCAGCTCCGGGAAAGGGATCTCAGCGCGCGTGCGCTCGCCGAGTTGGCGCGAGCGCTGCTGCCAGTGTGTCGGCAACACGGCGCGCGCTTGCTCATCAGCGATCGCATCGACGTCGCGCTCGCGATCAGTGCCGATGGCGTGCATTTGCCTACCGCGTCGTTCTCGGTCGCCGACGCCCGCCGGCTGCTTGGTGATCGGTTGATCGGAGTGTCGACGCACAGCGTGCGCGACGTGCAAGCGGCGGTCGGGGCTGACTTCGTGGTGCTGGGGCCGATCTACGCCACGCCATCGAAGGCCGAGTTCGGCGCCCCGCTGGGATTGGCGGTGCTGGCGGAAGCCACCCGCTGCGCCACCATGCCGGTGCTGGCGCTGGGAGGAATTACACCGGACCGGGTTGCCCCGGTCGTCGCGCACGGTGCCGCCGGTATTGCAGTCGTGCGCGCAGTGTGTGGCGCGTCTGATCCAGCCGCTGCAGCGTCAAGCTTGCGCGCCGCGCTGACTCGACACTTGCATTCCCCAGAAGAACGAAGCTAA
- a CDS encoding creatininase family protein, translating into MPVIRAEELTYTKVRQLDGHRTVCFQPMSALEVHGPHLPLGMDFYMARWMAEETGRRFAERHPDWTVIQMPPLPLGTDELPLAGSMHASQRTVYSALVSHGRSLARAGYKYVVVTNGHGGPRHASALEAACRIVSKREGINMFSPSILTLHRIITGQRFAPVEEIIGRALTDAERRGLLSGEHAGSWETSFMLAQQPELVERDYLSLGPVQPPAFKPLAQLGERLVAWQERRGRDATHLKTVFHGVAGGLGWLLNAKYGYGGPVVSYQGDPSVASMEIGHAFREILARDCLELLEGVTEGRLRADEVRSIASDPALIQPQFWRRIGLAAAAVLALLILWR; encoded by the coding sequence ATGCCGGTGATTCGCGCCGAGGAACTGACCTACACGAAAGTCCGTCAACTGGATGGCCATCGCACCGTCTGCTTTCAGCCGATGAGCGCGCTCGAGGTGCACGGGCCGCATCTGCCGTTAGGGATGGACTTCTACATGGCGCGCTGGATGGCGGAGGAGACGGGGCGCCGTTTCGCCGAACGGCATCCCGACTGGACGGTGATTCAAATGCCGCCGCTGCCGCTCGGCACCGACGAGCTACCACTCGCCGGCTCGATGCATGCGTCGCAGCGCACGGTCTACTCGGCCTTGGTGTCGCATGGGCGCTCGCTGGCGCGCGCGGGGTACAAGTACGTGGTGGTGACCAACGGCCATGGCGGGCCGCGCCATGCCTCGGCATTGGAAGCGGCGTGCCGCATCGTCAGCAAGCGCGAAGGCATCAACATGTTTTCGCCGTCGATTCTGACGCTCCACCGCATCATCACCGGCCAGCGCTTCGCGCCAGTCGAAGAGATAATCGGCCGCGCACTCACCGATGCGGAGCGCCGCGGCTTGCTCAGCGGCGAACACGCGGGGAGTTGGGAAACCTCGTTCATGCTCGCGCAACAGCCGGAGTTGGTCGAGCGCGACTATCTGTCGCTCGGGCCCGTGCAGCCGCCGGCGTTCAAGCCGCTGGCGCAGCTCGGCGAGCGCCTCGTCGCGTGGCAAGAACGGCGTGGCCGCGATGCCACGCATCTCAAGACCGTCTTTCACGGCGTGGCCGGCGGACTCGGCTGGCTGCTCAACGCCAAGTACGGCTACGGCGGGCCGGTCGTGTCGTATCAAGGCGATCCGTCGGTCGCGTCGATGGAGATTGGGCACGCTTTCCGCGAGATCCTCGCGCGCGATTGTCTCGAACTGCTCGAAGGGGTGACCGAAGGGCGCCTGCGTGCGGATGAGGTTCGCAGCATCGCGTCGGACCCAGCGCTCATCCAGCCGCAGTTCTGGCGGCGCATCGGATTGGCTGCCGCCGCGGTCTTGGCGCTGCTCATTCTTTGGCGATAG
- a CDS encoding thiazole synthase: MSDAFELAGRSYHSRLIVGTGKYRDFAETRRAVEASAAEIVTVAVRRVNITDPKAENLLDYLDPKRFTILPNTAGCYTAEDAIRTARLAREAGVGNLVKLEVIGDQRTLFPDVPETMRAAEVLVREGFAVLPYINDDPIAAKRMEELGCAAVMPLAAPIGSGLGIRNPYNIRIILEQSRVPVIVDAGVGTASDAAVAMELGCAAVLMNTAIASAKDPILMAEAMRLGVEAGRKAFLAGRIPRKLYATASSPLTDLIE; encoded by the coding sequence ATGAGTGATGCGTTCGAGTTGGCGGGCCGAAGCTATCACTCGCGTTTGATCGTCGGCACCGGCAAGTACCGTGACTTCGCCGAGACTCGCCGCGCCGTCGAGGCGTCGGCTGCCGAGATCGTCACCGTCGCCGTTCGGCGCGTCAACATTACCGACCCGAAGGCGGAGAATCTGCTCGACTACCTCGATCCCAAGCGCTTCACGATTCTCCCCAATACCGCCGGTTGCTATACTGCCGAGGATGCGATCCGTACGGCGCGCCTCGCGCGCGAGGCTGGGGTGGGCAACTTGGTGAAGCTGGAAGTCATCGGCGACCAACGGACGCTGTTCCCGGATGTGCCCGAGACCATGCGGGCAGCGGAGGTGCTGGTGCGCGAGGGATTCGCGGTGTTGCCGTACATCAACGACGACCCAATCGCCGCGAAGCGAATGGAAGAGTTGGGTTGTGCCGCGGTGATGCCATTGGCGGCGCCGATCGGATCGGGGTTGGGCATCCGTAACCCGTACAACATCCGCATCATCCTCGAACAGAGCCGGGTGCCGGTGATCGTCGATGCGGGTGTGGGCACGGCGTCAGACGCGGCGGTGGCGATGGAGTTGGGTTGCGCAGCGGTGTTGATGAACACCGCAATTGCCAGTGCCAAGGATCCAATTCTCATGGCCGAAGCGATGCGGCTCGGGGTCGAAGCGGGCCGCAAGGCATTTCTGGCCGGTCGCATCCCGCGCAAACTGTACGCGACCGCGTCCAGTCCACTCACCGATTTGATCGAGTAA
- a CDS encoding 3-keto-5-aminohexanoate cleavage protein: MSAPSLPPLIIEAAINGATSKAMNPHVPRSVPEIVESACACIAAGAAIVHHHNNDGLLDGRHASDPYRQAWTAIYERHPDTLLYPTMGGGGPHTNIAERYAHVEELADAGVLRLALIDPGSVSLGPLDGEGLPAAIDLVYQNTFADVRYMVDCCNARRLGTHISIFEPGFLRVALAYHAAGRLPPSKIQLYFGGPTLPFGLPPTAASLDAYQAMLGAHDLPWMVGILAGDVSETLAELAIARGGHVRVGLEDYAGPHQPTNEELVSEIVQMAHRANRAVATPTQAADILRVPGRVE, encoded by the coding sequence ATGAGCGCACCGTCGTTACCGCCGCTCATCATCGAAGCCGCCATCAACGGCGCGACGTCGAAGGCCATGAATCCGCACGTGCCGCGCAGCGTGCCGGAGATCGTCGAGTCTGCGTGTGCCTGCATCGCCGCCGGTGCCGCCATCGTGCATCATCACAACAACGACGGCTTGCTCGATGGTCGCCACGCGAGCGACCCGTATCGTCAAGCGTGGACGGCGATCTACGAGCGACATCCCGATACCCTGCTCTACCCGACAATGGGCGGCGGCGGACCCCACACCAACATCGCCGAGCGTTACGCGCACGTGGAAGAGTTGGCCGATGCCGGCGTCCTGCGCTTGGCGCTGATCGATCCCGGGTCGGTGAGCCTCGGTCCGCTCGATGGCGAGGGACTGCCCGCAGCGATCGACCTAGTCTATCAGAATACGTTCGCAGACGTGCGCTACATGGTGGATTGCTGCAACGCTCGCCGGCTCGGGACACACATCTCGATCTTCGAGCCCGGCTTTCTGCGCGTTGCCCTCGCCTATCATGCGGCTGGCCGTCTGCCACCGTCCAAGATTCAGCTCTACTTCGGCGGGCCGACCCTGCCGTTCGGGCTACCACCAACCGCCGCTAGCCTCGACGCGTATCAAGCCATGCTCGGTGCTCACGATCTGCCCTGGATGGTCGGCATACTGGCGGGCGACGTTAGCGAGACGTTGGCCGAACTCGCGATCGCCCGCGGTGGTCATGTCCGCGTCGGACTCGAAGACTACGCTGGGCCGCATCAGCCAACGAACGAAGAGCTGGTCAGCGAGATCGTGCAGATGGCGCACCGCGCGAACCGCGCCGTGGCAACGCCCACGCAGGCGGCAGATATTCTCCGCGTGCCGGGGCGCGTGGAGTAA
- a CDS encoding oxaloacetate decarboxylase, translating into MTPAQRIRDLVRQPEPLLMAGVYDALSAKIATEAGFEVIFVSGYSVAATALGEPDFGVLTQTEITATARAVCNATAIPVLIDCDTGYGNAINVIRTVHDMQRAGAAGIFLEDQVWPKRCGHMRGKRVIPVDEQLGKLRAALDTRNPDELFVVARTDARAAVSLDEAIRRGQAFRDLGVDAVFVEAPESVDELRAVARALPGVPLVANMVEQGRTPLLTRDELRDLGFQMIVCPLVGLLAAAKALREAYQHLRAHGTTRDMLDRLLGFEEFHALIDLEAKYALDAKYVT; encoded by the coding sequence ATGACCCCTGCGCAACGCATTCGTGATCTCGTCCGCCAACCTGAACCGCTACTGATGGCCGGTGTCTATGATGCCCTGAGCGCCAAGATCGCGACCGAGGCGGGGTTCGAGGTAATCTTCGTCTCGGGTTACAGCGTTGCGGCCACCGCGTTGGGTGAACCCGACTTCGGTGTGCTGACGCAGACCGAAATCACCGCCACCGCGCGGGCGGTGTGCAACGCGACGGCGATTCCGGTGCTGATCGACTGCGACACCGGCTACGGCAACGCGATCAACGTGATCCGCACCGTCCACGACATGCAACGCGCGGGCGCGGCCGGTATTTTTCTCGAAGACCAGGTGTGGCCGAAGCGTTGCGGCCATATGCGCGGCAAACGCGTTATTCCCGTCGACGAGCAACTAGGCAAACTGCGCGCCGCATTGGATACCCGCAACCCCGACGAGCTGTTCGTCGTGGCGCGCACGGACGCCCGCGCGGCCGTCAGCCTCGATGAAGCGATTCGGCGCGGCCAGGCATTTCGCGATCTCGGCGTCGACGCGGTCTTCGTCGAAGCGCCGGAGTCCGTCGATGAGCTGCGCGCCGTGGCCCGCGCGCTGCCTGGCGTACCTTTGGTGGCGAACATGGTCGAACAGGGTCGCACCCCCTTATTGACGAGGGACGAGCTCCGCGACTTGGGTTTCCAGATGATCGTCTGCCCGCTGGTCGGCTTGCTCGCGGCAGCCAAGGCGCTGCGCGAGGCCTACCAGCATTTGCGCGCGCACGGCACGACGCGTGACATGTTAGACCGACTGCTCGGCTTCGAGGAGTTTCACGCCCTGATCGACCTCGAGGCGAAATACGCTCTCGATGCAAAGTACGTGACGTGA